In one Dermacentor variabilis isolate Ectoservices chromosome 4, ASM5094787v1, whole genome shotgun sequence genomic region, the following are encoded:
- the TfIIB gene encoding transcription factor IIB, producing the protein MASGSRGPNSRVFCPDHPDAALVEDYRAGDMICPQCGLVVGDRIVDVGTEWRVFSNEKSNSDPARVGASENPLLNGSDLATMIGKGTGDASFDESGTAKYQNRKTMSSGDRALMNAFREISNMADRINLTKTIVDRANLLFKQVHDGKTLKGRSNDAIASACLYIACRQEGVPRTFKEICAVSKVSKKEIGRCFKLILKALETSVDLITTGDFMSRFCSNLGLPSSVQKAATHIARKAVELDIVPGRSPISVAAAAIYMASQASEDKKSQKEIGDIAGVADVTIRQSYKLMYPRAAELFPKDFKFFTPIEQLPQS; encoded by the coding sequence ATGGCATCTGGATCTCGCGGTCCCAACTCCAGGGTGTTCTGCCCCGACCACCCGGATGCTGCGTTGGTGGAGGATTACAGGGCAGGCGACATGATCTGCCCTCAGTGCGGACTCGTCGTTGGTGACAGGATAGTGGACGTCGGCACGGAGTGGCGAGTGTTCTCCAACGAAAAAAGCAACAGCGACCCAGCCCGAGTCGGAGCGTCCGAAAATCCTCTCTTGAATGGCAGCGACCTGGCCACGATGATCGGCAAAGGTACGGGTGACGCCAGCTTCGACGAGTCTGGCACGGCCAAGTATCAGAACCGCAAAACGATGAGCAGCGGGGACAGAGCCCTCATGAACGCATTCAGAGAAATCAGCAATATGGCAGACAGGATCAATCTGACGAAGACCATAGTGGACCGAGCTAACCTTCTCTTCAAGCAAGTTCACGATGGCAAGACGCTGAAAGGGCGCAGCAACGATGCAATCGCATCCGCATGCCTGTACATAGCTTGCCGCCAGGAAGGAGTGCCGCGTACGTTTAAGGAGATATGCGCCGTGTCGAAAGTCTCCAAAAAGGAGATTGGCCGTTGCTTTAAGCTCATTCTCAAGGCCTTGGAGACTAGCGTAGACCTGATCACAACGGGAGACTTCATGTCCCGCTTCTGTTCTAACTTGGGTCTGCCATCGTCTGTTCAGAAGGCTGCCACGCACATTGCTCGCAAAGCTGTTGAGCTGGACATTGTTCCTGGCAGGAGTCCCATTTCAGTTGCAGCGGCTGCCATTTACATGGCTTCACAAGCATCCGAGGACAAGAAGTCTCAAAAGGAAATCGGGGACATCGCAGGTGTGGCAGATGTGACCATTCGACAGTCTTACAAGCTCATGTACCCCCGTGCTGCCGAGCTATTCCCCAAGGACTTCAAGTTCTTCACCCCCATTGAGCAGTTGCCTCAGTCATGA